A DNA window from Daucus carota subsp. sativus chromosome 3, DH1 v3.0, whole genome shotgun sequence contains the following coding sequences:
- the LOC135151677 gene encoding uncharacterized protein LOC135151677, which translates to MAELPFGNNPFAGRQVPVSQPRPTISVNATPTLRRNQTPPPEKGLRARNKQKRGNEEEVAASKKKPRKGEESTPSVVSVAFSVLAEDNYDAVDVKVWSSKKADEAEHGFKLGLGEAFFQGLNVLAAKNAHIAELEKANTKLKSEATTSADRLKDLQKKYKDDIKTRDAQIRNVQDTLNELTESSTSAANLANSTIAGLQSELEGEKASKSKELSDAYRLGFSEYLINFLAADPDYDWTTFFAPSTPAFMVGFKEANATAIEKARKDLETKILSEKEALAKKGGETTQGEAGDKGDGEAITTEHQKE; encoded by the coding sequence ATGGCCGAACTTCCTTTTGGTAATAACCCTTTTGCTGGCAGGCAAGTTCCTGTTTCACAGCCTCGCCCCACTATCTCTGTGAATGCCACTCCTACTCTTCGCCGGAACCAGACCCCTCCACCGGAGAAAGGATTGAGGGCGAGGAACAAGCAAAAACGGGGGAACGAAGAGGAAGTTGCAGCCTCAAAAAAGAAACCAAGAAAGGGCGAGGAGTCGACCCCCTCTGTTGTGTCTGTCGCCTTCAGTGTTTTGGCCGAAGACAACTATGATGCTGTGGACGTCAAAGTCTGGTCGTcaaagaaagctgatgaagcTGAACATGGCTTCAAGTTAGGATTGGGCGAGGCGTTTTTTCAGGGCCTCAACGTCCTTGCCGCCAAAAATGCTCACATAGCAGAGCTGGAAAAGGCGAACACGAAGCTAAAGAGCGAGGCAACAACGTCCGCGGATCGTCTGAAAGACCTCCAGAAGAAATACAAAGATGATATCAAGACAAGGGATGCCCAGATCAGGAATGTTCAGGATACCCTCAATGAACTCACTGAGTCCTCAACTTCAGCCGCCAACCTCGCCAACTCTACCATCGCAGGTCTCCAGTCTGAGCTTGAGGGCGAGAAAGCCTCCAAATCCAAGGAGCTGAGCGACGCATACCGCCTTGGGTTCTCGGAATATCTTATCAATTTCTTGGCTGCGGACCCTGACTACGACTGGACGACGTTCTTCGCCCCTTCTACTCCTGCTTTCATGGTGGGCTTCAAAGAGGCTAATGCTACCGCCATTGAGAAGGCGAGGAAGGATCTTGAGACGAAGATCCTTTCAGAGAAGGAGGCGTTGGCCAAGAAAGGTGGCGAGACCACACAGGGCGAGGCAGGAGACAAGGGCGACGGTGAGGCCATCACCACTGAGCATCAGAAAGAATGA
- the LOC108213865 gene encoding transcription factor CYCLOIDEA, with the protein MKPPHTFRKDRHSKILTAQGPRDRRVRLSIQVARRFFDLHDTLRFDKASETLGWLLTNSQPAIDDLVKNKRSSCAAVDEGCSRSDTTEAAEMRDKHYMKNTTSIDNTQDQRVSMQLEEKAKLASLLARESRAKARARARERTRQKMCVRHLLGTNKLLPHDFRIAANHLSTWNELSYLHNISCRAPYFSVGTDQVGQSRNPELLSETNTQTAVRSFEAYDKKFDTPQVK; encoded by the exons atgaaaccacctCATACTTTTCGAAAAGACAGGCATAGCAAGATTTTGACAGCTCAAGGTCCGAGAGATCGAAGAGTTCGATTGTCGATCCAGGTAGCTCGTAGGTTCTTTGATCTTCACGATACTCTAAGATTCGACAAAGCTAGTGAAACTCTTGGCTGGCTCCTCACCAACTCACAGCCAGCCATCGATGATCTAGTCAAGAATAAGCGAAGTTCCTGCGCCGCAGTCGACGAAGGATGCTCTAGATCTGATACTACTGAAGCTGCTGAAATGAGAGACAAACACTACATGAAGAACACTACAAGCATAGATAATACTCAAGACCAGAGGGTGTCAATGCAGCTTGAAGAAAAGGCTAAACTGGCTTCTCTTCTAGCAAGAGAGTCAAGGGCCAAGGCAAGAGCTAGGGCAAGGGAACGTACAAGACAAAAGATGTGTGTAAGACATCTCTTGGGAACAAATAAGTTGCTTCCTCATGATTTCAGAATTGCAGCTAACCATTTAAGCACTTGGAATGAATTGAGCTACCTTCACAATATTAGCTGCAGGGCGCCCTACTTCAGTGTTGGAACAGATCAAGTAGGTCAAAGTAGGAATCCGGAATTACTCTCGGAAACAA ATACGCAAACCGCTGTCAGATCGTTTGAAGCCTACGACAAGAAGTTCGATACTCCACAAGTTAAATAA
- the LOC108211395 gene encoding transmembrane ascorbate ferrireductase 2: MGAPVVKFPIIAVIRLVGIAVSALLLTWTLHFRGGLALVSDNKDLIFNVHPVLMVISLVLLNGEAMLAYKTVSGTKSFKKSVHLTLQFLAFFLSLIGVWAAIKFHNDKGIDNFYSLHSWLGLACLLLFSIQWAAGFATFWYPGGSRNSRSSLLPWHVFFGVYIYALAVATCATGILEKATFLQTNNIMSRYSSEALLVNSLGVLLIALGGFVILAVVSPGNSKGEILRGSTE, from the exons ATGGGGGCCCCGGTGGTGAAATTTCCGATCATAGCTGTGATAAGACTCGTCGGAATAGCAGTGTCGGCGCTGCTTTTGACCTGGACTTTACACTTTAGAGGCGGCCTCGCTCTCGTCTCCGATAACAAAGATCTCATCTTTAAt GTCCATCCTGTTCTAATGGTGATTAGTCTCGTACTCTTAAACGGTGAAG CCATGCTAGCATACAAGACGGTTTCAGGAACAAAAAGTTTTAAGAAATCAGTTCATCTTACATTACAATTTCTAGCTTTCTTTTTGAGCTTGATTGGTGTATGGGCTGCTATAAAGTTCCACAATGATAAGGGTATTGATAACTTTTACAGCTTGCACTCATGGTTGGGCTTAGCGTGTCTTTTACTGTTTAGCATCCAG TGGGCAGCTGGATTTGCAACCTTCTGGTACCCAGGTGGTTCAAGAAATAGCAGATCCTCCCTGCTTCCTTGGCATGTATTCTTCGGGGTTTACATCTATGCACTTGCTGTTGCTACTTGTGCTACTGGGATACTAGAGAAAGCAACATTCCTTCAGACCAACAATATCATGTCACGCTACTCTTCAGAGGCATTACTAGTGAACTCATTGGGTGTTTTGTTGATTGCTTTGGGTGGTTTTGTTATCCTTGCTGTTGTTTCTCCCGGAAATAGCAAAGGAGAAATTCTTAGAGGGTCCACAGAATAG